One region of Vicinamibacterales bacterium genomic DNA includes:
- a CDS encoding cytochrome c peroxidase produces MSGLPFVAASAAVSPAAKVGKALFFDRSLSASGRMSCATCHDPAHAYAPPNDLAVQPGGPTLGDRGTRAAPSLRYSEYTPPYSDLLDNPDGTSKPGPGGGLTLDGRAPTLAEQARIPLLAANEMANRDAADVVARIAASANAREFEDAFGRGIFSDTDKAFRAAATALQTFQLEDDSFHPYTSKYDRYASNKVGGELTPQERRGFSVYNDPAKGNCFACHYNGAGLNGSVRLFTDFTYAAIGVPRNRDIPANRDPAYSDLGLCGRLDHPLPESARYCGMFKTPTLRNVATRKVFFHNGQMKSLRDVLRFYNTRDTDPELWYPSVDGVVQKFDDLPAPYRGNIDTQMPLDGRPRHSSPPMSDQDLEDLLAFLQTLTDADLVPRAIR; encoded by the coding sequence TTGAGCGGACTCCCTTTCGTCGCGGCATCGGCCGCAGTGAGCCCGGCGGCGAAGGTTGGCAAGGCGCTCTTCTTCGATCGATCGCTGTCCGCATCAGGGCGGATGTCCTGCGCCACCTGTCACGACCCCGCGCACGCGTATGCACCACCGAACGATCTCGCCGTGCAGCCGGGAGGCCCGACGCTTGGCGACCGCGGCACCCGCGCGGCCCCGTCCCTGCGCTACAGCGAATACACGCCGCCCTACAGCGATCTGCTGGACAATCCGGACGGAACCAGCAAACCAGGCCCCGGCGGCGGACTGACGCTCGACGGGCGCGCGCCGACGCTGGCCGAACAGGCGCGGATTCCGTTGCTCGCGGCCAACGAGATGGCGAACCGCGACGCGGCGGATGTGGTCGCCAGGATCGCGGCATCAGCAAATGCGCGCGAATTCGAAGACGCGTTTGGCCGCGGCATCTTCTCGGACACGGACAAAGCGTTTCGCGCGGCGGCGACCGCGCTCCAGACGTTTCAGCTCGAGGACGACAGCTTCCACCCTTACACGAGCAAGTACGATCGGTATGCGAGCAACAAGGTCGGCGGCGAGCTGACGCCGCAGGAGCGTCGTGGCTTTTCCGTCTACAACGATCCGGCGAAAGGCAACTGCTTCGCCTGCCACTACAACGGCGCTGGGCTGAACGGTTCGGTGCGCCTCTTCACGGACTTCACCTATGCGGCGATCGGTGTGCCACGCAACCGGGACATTCCGGCCAATCGCGATCCGGCGTACTCCGATCTCGGGCTTTGCGGCCGGCTGGACCACCCGCTGCCGGAGAGTGCGAGGTACTGCGGAATGTTCAAGACGCCGACGCTGCGCAACGTCGCGACCCGGAAGGTGTTCTTCCATAACGGGCAGATGAAGTCGTTGCGCGACGTGCTCCGCTTCTACAACACGCGCGACACGGACCCGGAGTTGTGGTATCCGAGCGTGGACGGCGTCGTGCAGAAATTCGATGATCTGCCTGCTCCGTATCGCGGCAACATCGACACCCAGATGCCGCTCGACGGCCGGCCGCGTCATAGTTCGCCGCCGATGTCGGATCAGGACCTCGAAGATCTGCTCGCGTTTCTTCAGACGTTGACGGACGCGGACCTCGTGCCCAGGGCAATCAGGTAA
- a CDS encoding alkaline phosphatase family protein has translation MILLAISSACLPVFLQGRVQRPATPEIQGVVAGSGFSGAPGAWPAVAAAAHYRHAQICADANNDGVCGPGEPTTTTDAAGAFVLADPDGWPLVADISTDATIDDQAVPRHLVLRALVDLGSRTVVVSPLSTEIVRMMEADGLDKATAQQTLGSRIDVPAEAVAGDPATITDGRTRASLLRESVILTNRFSLAAAMADRHDLTIKAAQQEAMNLEAIPRYDHLFIVMLENKATSSIVGSPFAPKINDYLKSGNQFTSYFSTGNPSEPNRLALAAGDDFGITDDAPWNCVPEGDSADLPEDPLPVGMPPCANPTNHNIRNRPNLFSAMSAAGMTWRVYSESMNPGRDWRLDSAADETILAPDRVYPADSPVGAIGVPGLMLRLPARLYATKHNGSVNFQAVRNSPEFVRNNRTLGGGQWDAAMQAALTTPAGWNVDQFGSDLASGDVGNLNFLEPDQCDDMHGVKTQGTTAANPTLQPASDCGGDAIVYRGDTFVDVLIRKIQASSVWTNRDKRTAIVIMFDEGKDTTGFTACCGWNPSAGRTIAGRSLGALTKNADGSVSIESIAQYSQGNKGHGTSIFCVLTNQPLAPKHVVDSDAYSHISFVRTIQDMFGLADPGDDWSYMNRTKYTQRFIDAHPTQLPEYVESGDPHFDAVRAMNHAYAIPADYLQKSGFLTTSGPQRGPDATQLNAWALTRDEALVQSTRR, from the coding sequence AAGGTCGAGTACAGCGGCCAGCGACTCCCGAGATCCAAGGAGTCGTCGCAGGCAGCGGCTTCAGTGGCGCGCCGGGTGCCTGGCCCGCCGTCGCTGCGGCCGCGCACTATCGTCACGCGCAGATCTGCGCCGACGCCAACAACGACGGCGTCTGCGGGCCCGGCGAGCCGACGACAACGACCGACGCCGCGGGCGCGTTCGTGCTGGCCGATCCGGACGGCTGGCCGCTCGTCGCCGACATTTCCACAGATGCGACCATCGATGATCAGGCGGTCCCCCGCCATCTCGTGCTGCGCGCGCTGGTGGATCTCGGTTCGCGAACAGTCGTCGTCTCTCCGCTGTCCACTGAAATCGTCCGGATGATGGAGGCGGATGGCCTGGACAAGGCGACCGCCCAGCAGACGCTGGGGTCGCGGATCGATGTCCCTGCCGAGGCCGTTGCCGGCGATCCCGCCACGATCACGGACGGGCGCACACGCGCGTCACTCTTGCGCGAGTCTGTCATCCTGACAAACCGCTTCTCCCTCGCGGCGGCGATGGCGGATCGGCATGACCTCACGATCAAAGCGGCACAGCAGGAGGCGATGAACCTGGAGGCGATCCCGCGTTACGATCATCTGTTCATCGTCATGCTCGAGAACAAGGCCACGTCCTCGATTGTCGGGTCGCCGTTCGCCCCGAAGATCAACGACTACCTGAAGAGCGGCAATCAGTTCACCAGTTACTTCTCGACCGGGAATCCGAGCGAGCCCAACCGCCTCGCCCTGGCGGCCGGAGATGATTTCGGCATCACCGACGATGCCCCGTGGAATTGCGTGCCCGAGGGGGACTCGGCCGACCTGCCCGAGGATCCATTGCCTGTGGGAATGCCACCCTGTGCCAATCCGACCAATCACAACATCAGGAACAGGCCGAACCTCTTCTCCGCCATGTCGGCCGCCGGAATGACGTGGCGGGTCTACAGCGAGTCGATGAATCCCGGCCGGGACTGGCGGCTGGACAGCGCGGCTGACGAGACGATCCTGGCGCCCGACCGGGTCTATCCCGCCGACAGCCCCGTCGGCGCGATCGGGGTGCCTGGTCTGATGCTGCGCCTGCCGGCGCGGTTGTATGCGACCAAGCACAACGGCTCGGTCAATTTCCAGGCGGTCCGCAACTCACCGGAATTCGTCCGCAACAACCGGACGCTGGGAGGCGGCCAGTGGGACGCGGCCATGCAGGCGGCCCTGACGACGCCGGCGGGATGGAATGTCGATCAGTTCGGGAGCGACCTGGCGAGCGGCGACGTCGGCAACCTCAATTTCCTCGAGCCTGACCAGTGCGACGACATGCACGGCGTGAAGACCCAGGGCACGACGGCGGCAAACCCGACGCTGCAGCCGGCAAGCGACTGCGGCGGCGACGCGATCGTGTATCGCGGTGACACCTTCGTGGATGTTCTCATCCGGAAGATCCAGGCGTCGTCGGTCTGGACGAACCGCGACAAGCGGACCGCGATCGTCATCATGTTCGACGAGGGCAAGGACACGACCGGCTTCACTGCTTGCTGCGGATGGAATCCGAGCGCAGGACGCACGATTGCGGGCCGATCGCTCGGCGCGTTGACGAAGAACGCCGACGGCTCCGTCTCGATCGAGTCGATCGCGCAGTACAGCCAGGGCAACAAAGGGCACGGCACCAGCATCTTCTGCGTCCTCACCAACCAGCCGCTGGCCCCCAAGCACGTCGTCGACAGCGACGCCTACAGCCACATCTCCTTCGTGCGGACGATTCAGGATATGTTCGGCCTCGCCGATCCCGGGGACGACTGGTCATACATGAACCGGACGAAATACACGCAGAGGTTCATCGACGCCCACCCGACGCAGCTGCCGGAATACGTCGAGAGTGGCGACCCGCATTTCGACGCCGTGCGGGCGATGAATCATGCCTATGCGATTCCCGCGGACTATCTGCAGAAAAGCGGCTTCCTCACGACGTCCGGTCCGCAGCGCGGTCCTGACGCCACTCAGCTGAACGCCTGGGCGCTGACCCGCGACGAGGCGCTCGTCCAGTCGACGAGACGATGA